In Thermoanaerobaculia bacterium, the genomic stretch CGCGACCAGCCACCGGAGGAAGGCGGTCTCGGCGCGCCGGCCGATCACCCGGCAGGACATGAGGAACGTGTCGATCTCCGGCGTCGCGCTCCTCACGGAGGTCACGATGGCGACCCCGACGACTCCGCTGTCGCCGAAGACGTCGGCGAGCGAGAAGTGGGCGACGAGCGAATCGGGATCTTCCATCCGCCGCCGGATTTCGGCTTCGTCGTGCCGCCTCAGCGTCAGGTTGAACTGATTCGTCTTCGCCGTGAGCTGCGCGATCCGGGCGGCGCGTTCCGGATCGTCGGCGGCGACCGTCATCGCCATTTCCAGGGAGCGAAGGTAGTCGTCGAACGACGGCGCGGCGGCGGCGAAGCTTCGCCGCCGGCTCTCCCGGACGTAGAGCTCCGTCCGTTCCCGGTCCTCGGCCGACACGTGCAGGGTCTCGAGCCTCCACTCGTCGTCCAGACACGCCGGAATCCGGGCGGGTTCCGCCGGAACGCGCCGCACGGTCACCGAGGGAAGCTGCTGGCGGACGAGCAGGACGTCCTGCGGAGAATCGTCGGCGAAGACCAGCGAGTCGAGCCCGAGCCCCAGCTCCGCGGCGAGCCCCTCCAGCGCCGCGGACTTCGGCTCCCAGCCGATCCGGAAGGCGGCGAACGCGTCCCGGCGGAGGATCTGATTCGGATGCCGGTCCAGAACCTCGTACACGTCCGCGGGATTGTTCCGGCTGCAGACGGCCAGCAGGAAGCCCCGGGAACGAAAATCGAGCAGGCGCCTCTGAAACGCGACGAACGCGGAGCCGGGATACTCGGGACCGAGCGCGATTCCGTCGATCCCCGCCTCTCCCACGATGCCTCCCCAGAGCGTGTTGTCGGCGTCGAGGACCAGACACTTGGCGGGCGGAAGGCGGGGCAGGACGGCGAAGGGAACGAGGCGGCGGACGAGCGTCTGCGCTCCCGCGACGGAAAAGGGAAATCCCGCCGAATACCAGAGGCGCGGATCCAGCGCATTCTCCCGCCCGAGCTCCGCCAGGAGTTCGTCCATGTCGAAGAAATACGCCGACGGAACGGCTCGTCGGAAACCGTCGACGAGCCGCGTCTTGAGGCGCTCGCGGAACGCGCGCTCGGCGACGGGCGAGTTCGCGTCGGCCAGACCGAGTTCCGGGCCGGCCTCCTTCGCCAGGAAGCTCACCACCAGCGGACCGGAGAGCGACGCGCGGAACCCGGCCAGCCATTCCGCGACGCGGCGCGAGGCGGAGTCGGCGAGCGCGTCCCGCTCGGATTCGCCGAGCGTCATGACCGGTCGGCCGAACGCGGGATCGACGTCTTCCCAGCGCAGGAGGAAGTACGTCACTTCGGGACGATGGCGCGCGAGCGGCGCGTTCTCCCCCGCATCGGTGAAGAAGGCGCCGAGCGGAGCCTCGTGGATCTCCGGCCGAAACCCGGCCAGCCGCAGCTCGAGCTCCCAGTACGGACGGAGGAGCTCCGTCGAATAGCCGCGCACGAGGGCGATCTTCAAGGGCGGCGGCGACGGGTCGATCTCCGACAGCCGCTCGACGAGCCGGGCGACCTCCAGGAGCGTCAGATTTCCCCGCCGCGGGGCGAGAGCGTCCCGAAGGTCATCGCGCGTCTTCGCGCGCGCGGCGCTCTCGATCGCGCCGCGGGACGGCGCATCGCTCGGAAGGGACATCGCGC encodes the following:
- a CDS encoding HAD-IIIC family phosphatase, which produces MSLPSDAPSRGAIESAARAKTRDDLRDALAPRRGNLTLLEVARLVERLSEIDPSPPPLKIALVRGYSTELLRPYWELELRLAGFRPEIHEAPLGAFFTDAGENAPLARHRPEVTYFLLRWEDVDPAFGRPVMTLGESERDALADSASRRVAEWLAGFRASLSGPLVVSFLAKEAGPELGLADANSPVAERAFRERLKTRLVDGFRRAVPSAYFFDMDELLAELGRENALDPRLWYSAGFPFSVAGAQTLVRRLVPFAVLPRLPPAKCLVLDADNTLWGGIVGEAGIDGIALGPEYPGSAFVAFQRRLLDFRSRGFLLAVCSRNNPADVYEVLDRHPNQILRRDAFAAFRIGWEPKSAALEGLAAELGLGLDSLVFADDSPQDVLLVRQQLPSVTVRRVPAEPARIPACLDDEWRLETLHVSAEDRERTELYVRESRRRSFAAAAPSFDDYLRSLEMAMTVAADDPERAARIAQLTAKTNQFNLTLRRHDEAEIRRRMEDPDSLVAHFSLADVFGDSGVVGVAIVTSVRSATPEIDTFLMSCRVIGRRAETAFLRWLVARLAAGGAAAVRARFVAGSKNALVADFWRDHGFLPRDDGGWELPLGGDWERGFPAAPVRVVETGSR